The genomic window AAAGATAGAGCCCCTGCATTATCTGGAACACTGATGCTTGAGACAGGATTAAAGCGGCTTAACGTATTTCCCACATTTCAAGTGGGTTTTAGAATCCAGGGTGTTGCCCTCTCTGGCCTGCAATTAGATAAACTGGATCTCAGGGTTGTACCAAGCCGTCTTTATAAAGGGTTTCGAGCTTTCACAAGATCAGGACTATATGAAGTTAGGTCATAGATTTTGTATTGTATCAAGATTAATTTCCAATTTGTTATGCTACTTGCCATGATTTTGTCATTCTGTATTATAGCATGGATGCCAGTTGATCAATGCAGTTAAGATCATTTGGTAACCTGACAAGATCGTTTGTTTGCTGCTTGACATGATTTTGTGTTGTATCAtaacatttttaacaaaatcaattagaaCTGTGATCAAATCATTAACCTCTGAATGTGTTGGCTCTCATTGTCGCAACTTTCACTGTTTCAAGAAGTTGCTTTCCAGTCACAAAAAGTCCCGCAGTGCTCTTGTGGATAAACTCTCAGGGCAATTAACCATTGATTTTGGGGAGTTTCTCATCATCAGAATAGAAACAGAATAATAGAGAATTGAAGTCAcaaaaaggaaaactcaaacttatattgagtttgaaaaaaaatatgttttaaaggTTATACATAGTTTTTCAATGcaagtttttcattattttctaatttgaacAGTacagtatttttatatataaacactttTTTGCAaagtaaaagattaaaattattttgttatattttcttatttagttagtgtcataaattataagtttaatgtaaagttttttttctctgagttataatttgaatgaaataaagttattattctATAACTAGATTATCACAAATGCAACATATTAAgaaaactattataaattatagttttgattttttatgaaaaatagttgtaatattgaagttttttttattttttcgatgAGAACTCCTTTGTTTTCAATAAATgaactcgttttttttttttcaatttttcatcagaaaaagaaaaattattttctgaacGCATCTTTAATATCCTAGATGGGTAATGCATTCAAGATAGAGGATAGAACATGTCAGCTTGATAACACTGCCAAAAACCAGAGGCCTGGTGCAATGAAGAAAACCTTAATGTAAAACAAAACTGGCATTGGATATTGGATGAACTTTCAAACTGTTACTTCAAAATGAAGATAAAGAAAGCAGCAAAGGCAACAGTGAAAACAGTGAATCCCAACCTACAGAATATTGGATAAATCTATATGAACTCGACTAATTAAACAGCAATCTTATTCACTCTAAAGGAATCCATGACTTTGCGAAGATCATTTTCCTCTTCTACAAATACATTTTCTGGTGTCTGTAACCTTAACTCGTACAGCTGATTGTTTTCAACTCCAAGAACTGACAGGTACCGGCGATCCCATTCCAATCGAACTACTCTTTCCCTAGGCATAACAGCCAGTTCGTTGTTATTTGCGTAGGACTTGATGTTTACCTGATAACATGATGGCCTGGTTAGAAACACTTCTATGAACTCGAAAGGAAAATAATCTTGACCACTATAATCACTCAGCTAAGAAGCTCTGTGATGTATGCAAATGACTTCTTTCTACCTAACAACTCACCTCAACTTGATAATAAAGCTTTCCGTCATCAGCGACTCGAGAGGATGTCGAAAGAATATTTGATTCACGCCTGACGCCAAGTCTAGTAGACATGAACTCTGTCAAATACTGCTTAAGCACCTTCTTTCCAGCTTCTTGTGGAGGGCCCAAGTCTTCAACACTCTTGTACCTGGATGATGAAGGAGACGACAACTCCACTGAGAGATTTTCATCAAGAACAAAAGGGTCTCTGAAGAATATATCAGCTCCAGCACCTCGAACTTGAATCCAGTTCTGAGGGTACTTGAATGAATACCCATCAAATTGATCAATGTATTCCCTGAAGCCAACGGACTGTTGAGCAAATGCAAGGTTGTCGAAACCAAATTCTGAGAACATGTAACTTGACAAGATCAATGCCATTGCATTTCTCCTTGGAACTGCAAAAGCTTTAGTCTGATTatgtttacataaaaaattacgTTGTGAGAAGCAATTTGAAATGGTTCCATGATACAAGACAAAAGGCTGCATATCAGTTCAGAAAATAGGGATACTTatgatccaaaaaacaaaacattgagGGTACAGCAACTTAGAAACCGCATGAATCATTTGGTAACACGAAGTTACTAAATAAGAAGACTAACAGGTACATTGTCATGAGTTAAAAATCCTTTCAGATAGCATGTGTTTGCTAGGTGGGATTCCTAGGACTACAAGATGGGGGTTGCTACAATGCGGAAGGCTTCGAACATCAGCACACGATGCCAATGACCATTGGGCCATTTGATTTGAATCTAGTGGATCCTCTTTCACTATTTCTTCCAAATCCAATGGCCCTATAATGCCCATCAGCATTGTGCCTATACTTCGCAACCATGTTTCTGACTTAATTTCTACAAAACGTAATGATAGAAAAAAGACCATGCCTCTCAAACCATTTTTAGAATAATCCCATAAATTCATATTTCATATCAAGAAGAAGAGCTAAACATTCGACATTTGAAGTCCTAGCTACAAACAGGAATTTAACCATGACAAGCAGACCACATTCACATTTCATATCAAGAAGAAGAgctaaacataaacataaaaagaaaacaagaaaaggaaaggaaacgtaaagaaaagaaagaaactgtatgaatgagaaggaaagaaaacacaTGCATACCAGTTGGTTGTAATGAGAAATAGAGCTGCAGAAAGTGGGATTTGGTGAGATGGGCATTGAGCACCTGGGCCAAGTAGAGCGAGAAAGAGTTGGATGGGTGAGTTGAAGTGGAGGAGGGAACGAGTCAAGAATTCTTGCCATTTCTTGATGAGTTTGTATTGTAACACACAAACTAGTGAGTGTCAGTGTGCCATGTTGAGAGAAGATAGAAAGGTTGAGGATGAGATGGAGTGGGATCAAAGCATACGTGTTTGAATTTTATTGGGCAAATGAGCTTGCTTCCTTACAAGTAATGTGGTCGCAGTCcggtataaatatttttaaacgtaggattgaaatataaaaatataaaagtttaattttttttttcaactcagaATTATTGCATCAATATAAAGTCATAGATATTATACTTTATATGatcatttttaattgtaaaaacagactacaaagaaaaaaagttgcgaattcttttttaattagattaggAAATGAAATTAGAAATGAAATAGTTTAATATTGAGCATAAATTATACTCAATCCTATGAAGATGTTGCTTTgggatatttgatttgttttgtttatttttataagttgtAACAAAGATATAGAATGATAATTTACatgattttaattgaattgaatgaaGATAGATATATggatatttcataatttattttatttttttaatcaaaattatgattgatttatttgatgGTTTTGGTGTCCATGTGCATTCGTAtatctatattattatttttatcattcatgAAGGtcattataaaaaacaagaacataatCCAACCatctcaaaaatataatttttttatttttcattatttttctttaataattaattatattgataagattttttttcttttctaagtttTAAACTCGGACCCTCCATTCCCGGATCAAcccggtttggtttttaaaacaatgacttttgaaCACCAAGCATGTGTAagaattttgtttcttcaagTTCTAATTAATCCATGGGCTGCCATGATTTACTTGGTATGGCATTAGATATTGCAATTAAGAAGGAAAATGGCTAATTTTCTATCCCATTAATTACCACTCTCTAATTCAAAACACAATCAAATCATCTAGTAGAGAAGCTAGTGGTAAGAGATTAAGACCAAGagatttattttccattaatttcaagtttgagtcctataattattaatatgatagccactggaggcttacatggtcgttaactttagaacccgtaagattagtcgaggtacgcgcaaattAGCCTGAAacccacgttaattaaaaaaaaacacaaacttacTTATTAGACACTTAATGCTAAATTTAAGCTAAActaacaagagagagagaatgaacTTAGCACATCCAATTGTGTCTCCAACACTTACAGCAACCTCACAATTCAACTTCATTATGGTATCTCTCTCCTACAATGGAATTCCTTACCCAACTACACCATCAAAGCAAAGATACACCCACATTGTCAATAGTTAAATTTTCcttaattatctaaaaaaaaatttaaatagttgaattttccttaattatatgaaatcaaAATTTCCAGATCAATACTCACTCCAAAAATAGCAAACaagaaacccaaaaaagaaaagaaaggtgtAAATTATCCTTCACCCCCTAGCTAGCTACATCATGCAAACTTAAATTAATTGCTTGTGTCATTCAGAAATTTGCTGGTTTTCTTTATAaatctcaaaattttataaaagaaatggaTACAAAAGACagaaatatatctaattaattaaagtaacggaaaaaaaacataaaaagtacatcttaatatagtttttaaatgaatttttataaaacataaaaaaacatggctctttcattttaattatttttattttttatattccaaGACCATAATAAAACGTTATCTACTATAGCAAGGTATGTTTAATAAGATAATGGTCAACCAGAGTCAAATGACTAAAGTTATAGattttcaaacataaataactaaattaaaacatCTCATAACATTATAGGGACTAAAAGTAATTTACTCAAGACGAACATTATAGGGACTAAAAGTAATTTACTCAAGATgaagtgtgtttgatattgaagttgctgttgtggttgtggttttaaaaaagttgttttataaaaagtacttttagttgaggttggtttgaaaaaatatatgtttggttaaaactgtggttgaaattgaggttgaacaaaaagtagtttaatgtgtttggttaaaaaaatgcttttcaaattgaggttataaaataattaaatatatatatatatatatattaatattaatgatttttaatttaaatattgtaaatttaactattgttattacatcatgaaataaataatattgatatcaaatattttttattattctattaaactatgtgcaatgtcatcacatacgaaatttaataacaaaaaatttagtttcgatatatatatatatatatatatatatatatatatatataaactggtttaaagttatttttcactattgttaatgaagaaaaatttgtcaaaaaaaaatgttttgtaacATTTATAAAAACTTGGTTGAACAGAATAGGattgtggttaaaaaaaatgataaaatgagtCTAATTTCGGGCactcttctttatatatattaatcacaaaattacaattttcaatactatatttttttaacagtggATGAGGCCGTTTGAATTGATTTGCTGGGAGATGAGTAATTAATTATccaacggtttttttttttaggagtttAAAATTTGTTGACAGTGTTGGTGAATGACAAAAGTTGAGGTTGCTGCAAGCTAGAAGCAGGTATTGCTAGTTTTTTGCTAATCATAGGTTCGGCCACTATAATGATGGGTCCCATCAATTTCAATCTACATTTTAAACATAACCAAATAGATATATATCGCGGTTTGACTGCACCTCAGTTGCTGCCGCATTACCAAACGGCCTGTGATTGTTAGAGGTACTACTGTCATTTCATGACACCTCCTTACTTATTACTCACGATGACCAAGACAAAATCTTACCCTCCTTCACAACCCCCTTTATGAAAATACAGTTTTTTTCTGTTCTCCTCCTTCTCtgaacaccaaaatctgttgtCAAAGATCAccaatttctctcttttatgtttCTGTAAGTTCAAATCAAGCAATGATAtcctttttattcattaaagttGCAACCTTTTATTGTTTGTAAATACAAAAGATTCAGACCTTTTTCCTTATTTCATCACAAACAAATCCTTAGCACATTTGTTTATGCTTTTGTTTGGTTCTTGATTCTATCAATACTGTTAGTTTTATTGGAAATTCGACAATGAGACCCTCTTGTAGATTTTTCTTATCTAAGAAGAATCGAGTCTTTTTTAATCTCCATCATAGTCTAACAAGCAATTTATCAGGGAACCAgtttaattttgagaaaaacaagCAATTTTTTACCTACCCTTTTAGAATCTTGGGGTCCAGGACCATTTTCAAGGAAGCCCAGAAATCTTTTTGTGCTCCCTATATCAGTTTTGGCCAATCTCGGCTTATAACAGGAGACTTTAGGGGGGCTTCTATTGTTGCTAGTGTTGCATCACA from Populus trichocarpa isolate Nisqually-1 chromosome 5, P.trichocarpa_v4.1, whole genome shotgun sequence includes these protein-coding regions:
- the LOC18098559 gene encoding psbP domain-containing protein 1, chloroplastic, with translation MARILDSFPPPLQLTHPTLSRSTWPRCSMPISPNPTFCSSISHYNQLTKAFAVPRRNAMALILSSYMFSEFGFDNLAFAQQSVGFREYIDQFDGYSFKYPQNWIQVRGAGADIFFRDPFVLDENLSVELSSPSSSRYKSVEDLGPPQEAGKKVLKQYLTEFMSTRLGVRRESNILSTSSRVADDGKLYYQVEVNIKSYANNNELAVMPRERVVRLEWDRRYLSVLGVENNQLYELRLQTPENVFVEEENDLRKVMDSFRVNKIAV